In the Bacteroidales bacterium genome, one interval contains:
- a CDS encoding PAS domain S-box protein — protein MTNAKKNKTGLFKSRSKINFAVSGFILGALFPMLAWSLYLLANEYSFSFSGISQIHIENPLNYIIDLTPFILGLIFYFISDFFLKERIQLKKELTEKDQIIEQYSIFAKQIGEKKIIFDNIETSEEDTLNISLKNMRKNFLTGKKTETKQNWVAGGKEIITDIIRKHNDLNELTYDVLVNLINYTDSVQGAFYIFNDEEQILENISTYAYDRKKFVDQKFKIGEGLIGQAAYEKKYIYRKRIPETYTTLSSGLIGEQKPKSLLITPLLGDEKIQGVIEIASVKDEINKETISFLNELSEIIGQTIFNFKANLTTKKLLRESQTLTEQLKKNDEELRKNAKEMEKTQIELQSSNIELAEKISEVEQGQKRLNTLLENASEVITIYNKAGIVQYVSPSIKSILGFSPEEMLGINRFERGDKILQDVFNELIQKPDIIKTFEYQYTNKDKKRLWLETSGRNLINNPAINGIIFNTRDITIRKEAETAKRLSSEMQALSENSPDMIIRIGLQGDFYYANPMTKQFIGINSHDIIGSNINTIDLDEKITNFFKDVINDTKIAEKEIQKETTFNINNINRIVQFNAIPEFDSAGNVSTFLLIAHDITERKEIELEIDNKNKNITESIKYAQRIQSAIIPNLDIVNRYLPESFIFYKPRDVVSGDLPWFFYKENEIYLAAIDCTGHGVPGTLLSFIGYFSLNNIVNREEKLSTGEILDELHYQVRKTLKQDSPDSKARDGMDIALCKINHQENILEYAGAHRELFLLRDNEIKRFRGDRKAVGGKPMGKREEKNFSTHKINIQKKDKIFIFTDGLPDQIGGEDGRKYQAGRIREQIIEKNNFSMTEYYNFFVDQFSKWKKGYKQIDDILLIGIEF, from the coding sequence ATGACAAATGCAAAAAAAAATAAGACCGGATTATTTAAATCTCGATCGAAAATAAATTTTGCCGTAAGCGGTTTTATTTTAGGAGCATTATTTCCGATGCTTGCATGGTCTTTATATTTATTAGCGAATGAATATTCGTTTTCCTTTTCAGGAATTTCTCAAATCCATATCGAAAACCCCTTAAATTACATCATTGATTTGACCCCCTTTATATTGGGTTTAATCTTTTATTTTATTTCTGATTTTTTTTTAAAAGAAAGGATTCAACTTAAAAAAGAATTAACCGAAAAAGATCAAATAATTGAACAATATTCAATTTTCGCAAAACAAATCGGTGAAAAAAAAATTATATTTGATAACATTGAGACATCCGAAGAAGATACCCTAAATATTTCTCTGAAAAACATGAGAAAAAATTTTTTAACAGGTAAAAAAACTGAAACTAAACAAAATTGGGTTGCCGGCGGAAAAGAGATAATAACAGATATTATAAGGAAACATAATGATCTTAATGAATTAACCTATGATGTATTAGTTAATCTTATAAATTATACAGATTCGGTACAAGGAGCATTCTATATATTCAATGATGAAGAGCAAATACTTGAAAATATTTCAACTTATGCTTATGACAGAAAAAAATTCGTTGATCAAAAATTTAAAATCGGAGAAGGATTAATTGGCCAAGCAGCATATGAAAAAAAATACATATACAGAAAAAGAATACCGGAAACATACACTACATTATCATCCGGCCTCATTGGTGAACAAAAACCCAAAAGTTTACTGATAACACCTTTATTAGGAGATGAAAAAATTCAAGGAGTTATTGAAATTGCATCAGTAAAAGATGAGATTAATAAAGAAACTATTTCATTTCTAAATGAATTAAGTGAAATTATAGGACAAACAATATTTAATTTTAAAGCTAACTTAACAACTAAAAAATTACTCCGAGAATCGCAAACTTTAACTGAACAGCTTAAAAAAAATGACGAAGAACTCCGGAAAAATGCAAAAGAAATGGAGAAAACTCAAATTGAACTTCAAAGTTCAAATATTGAATTAGCAGAGAAAATTTCGGAAGTTGAGCAAGGACAAAAAAGATTAAATACATTATTGGAGAACGCGTCTGAAGTAATTACTATATATAATAAGGCAGGGATAGTTCAATATGTAAGCCCGTCAATTAAAAGTATTCTTGGTTTTTCACCCGAAGAAATGCTTGGAATAAACCGTTTTGAAAGAGGAGATAAAATTCTGCAAGATGTATTTAATGAATTAATTCAAAAACCTGATATCATTAAAACCTTTGAATATCAATACACCAATAAAGATAAAAAAAGGCTGTGGCTTGAAACAAGCGGCAGAAACCTAATTAATAATCCCGCAATTAACGGCATTATTTTTAATACCAGAGACATTACAATAAGAAAAGAAGCAGAAACGGCCAAAAGGCTGAGCAGTGAAATGCAAGCACTTTCTGAGAACAGTCCTGATATGATAATTCGTATAGGACTGCAAGGAGATTTCTACTATGCAAACCCAATGACCAAACAATTCATCGGAATTAATTCACACGATATTATAGGAAGTAACATTAATACTATAGATCTGGACGAGAAAATTACAAACTTTTTTAAAGATGTTATTAATGATACAAAAATTGCCGAAAAAGAAATTCAAAAAGAAACAACTTTTAATATAAACAATATTAATCGTATTGTACAATTCAATGCTATTCCGGAATTTGACTCAGCCGGAAATGTAAGTACATTCTTATTAATAGCCCATGATATTACCGAAAGAAAAGAAATAGAACTGGAAATTGATAATAAAAATAAAAACATTACTGAGAGTATTAAGTATGCTCAAAGAATACAATCAGCAATTATCCCTAATTTAGATATTGTTAACAGATATTTGCCCGAATCATTCATTTTTTATAAACCAAGAGACGTTGTCAGCGGAGATTTACCTTGGTTCTTTTATAAAGAAAACGAAATATATTTGGCAGCCATTGATTGTACCGGACACGGGGTTCCCGGAACATTACTGTCATTTATCGGATATTTTTCATTAAACAATATTGTCAACCGTGAAGAAAAACTAAGTACAGGAGAAATTTTAGATGAATTACATTATCAAGTAAGAAAAACACTAAAACAAGACTCTCCGGATTCAAAAGCAAGAGATGGCATGGATATTGCCTTATGTAAAATAAATCATCAAGAAAATATTCTGGAATATGCCGGTGCTCACAGAGAGTTATTTTTACTGAGAGATAATGAAATTAAACGTTTTAGAGGAGACAGAAAAGCTGTGGGAGGTAAACCGATGGGAAAAAGAGAAGAAAAAAACTTTTCAACACACAAAATTAATATACAAAAAAAAGATAAAATTTTTATCTTTACAGACGGTTTACCGGATCAAATAGGAGGTGAAGACGGCAGAAAATATCAAGCCGGAAGGATCAGGGAACAAATTATTGAAAAAAATAATTTTTCAATGACAGAATATTATAATTTCTTTGTAGATCAATTTTCGAAATGGAAAAAAGGATATAAGCAGATTGATGATATACTTTTAATTGGTATTGAATTCTAA